In Podospora pseudopauciseta strain CBS 411.78 chromosome 3, whole genome shotgun sequence, one genomic interval encodes:
- a CDS encoding hypothetical protein (COG:I; EggNog:ENOG50KOG0504) has protein sequence MTPKRTYQDEEPSASLPKRPRIFDTSSNGSIYPNHDAYPPFVHGDYTIAWICALPLELAVSRAMLDEEHPLPPNQAGDDNIYVLGRIDQHNVVMTCLPGQYGTNNAAIVATNLKRSFPSIRATLMVGIGGGSPSQADLYLGDVVVGTRIMQYDMGKVIAGGSFQETADAKTPSLLLNSAVSALRSKHGPHHSSSRMARILRSRLPNILRPNHPDRLFQASYNHLLEAPTCIDCDPAKLQPRGARLSDEPRIHYGVIASGNRVMKDGKVRDDIAQRLSALCFEMESAGMMDNLQCLPIRGICDYSDSHKNKEWQDYSAATAAAYARELLEGLPPSSRTLDRTPIINMSQLDTAVDYALERRQHLLKCLEFPQIDARRTTIRVAYTKTCRWLLQHSKYQDWLDPRKQSQHHGFLWMRGKAGAGKSTMMKFVYLEMKKGSKNPSVAVVSFFFNARGDYLEKSISGMYRSLLSQLLHKFSDLQSVLDNTDIVPRNQQDCPGLNALKDLLSNAVMALGQRCFTCFIDALDECDEQEVRDMVQFFEELAENATIKGIRFQICFSSRPYPYIDICRGILLTLEKESGHDEDLAQYVKSRLRIAHRPLLEELQSQILDKAAGVFMWVVLVVEILNNESSHGALALRKKLSEIPAELSKLFRSMLARDRDRTESLQLCILWILFAKQPLTPAEFRHALWAGLLERRLVDHELPDDTHMDAVKLVTSSSKGLAEITKSKPQTVQFIHESVPDFLVKEKGIQDLWPELGFDLEGPSHEILKHCCTTYLHHPTVRAIIFTPEGADDERNVMAEKCSFLEYAGQQVLYHANAAAPVVPQDGFLTQFFDTDGIRVINHLEKFKARRYGSDATPLYVLADKGLGNLIRTQMKREVATAVPGERYQHPLFAALANGHKNAIAALLGLSSIVCDGVDITEGLKYKKDLRDYQGRTPLSWAAQEGRLSIVKLLIQGGADPDKVDGRGYTPLYRALENGREAIARLLINSGADIKAQDNYGSTALIWASQNGHEAIVRLLINSGADIKAQDNSGSTALILATRYGHEAIVRLLINSGADIKAQDNSGSTALIWATRYGYEAIVRLLIDKGADIKARTNHGSTALILASKYGHEAIARLLIDKGADIEARNNFGSTALTLASQYSREAIARLLIYNRADIKAQDGSGSTALILASENGYEAIARLLINSGADIKAQDNSGSTALILATRYGYEAIVRLLINSGADIKAQDNSGSTALILATQNGHEAIVRLLIDKGADIKARTNHGSTALILASKYGHEAIARLLIDKGADIEARNNFGSTALTLASQYSREAIARLLIYNRADIKAQDGSGSTALIWALENGHEAIARLLIDNGADFEAQDNSG, from the exons ATGACTCCGAAACGAACGTACCAAGATGAAGAACCGTCTGCGAGCCTTCCGAAACGGCCAAGAATCTTCGACACATCCTCCAATGGCAGCATTTACCCAAACCACGATGCGTACCCTCCATTTGTGCATGGAGACTACACAATCGCCTGGATCTGTGCACTTCCCTTAGAACTGGCGGTATCGCGTGCCATGCTGGACGAGGAACACCCACTGCCACCCAACCAAGCCGGCGACGACAACATCTACGTGCTCGGACGCATCGACCAGCACAACGTTGTCATGACATGTTTGCCGGGACAGTATGGAACGAACAACGCCGCAATCGTCGCGACAAACCTGAAGCGGAGTTTTCCAAGCATCCGCGCTACCTTAATGGTCGGCATTGGCGGCGGATCCCCTAGCCAGGCCGACTTGTACCTaggtgatgttgtcgtcgGCACGAGGATCATGCAGTATGACATGGGCAAAGTGATTGCAGGCGGCTCGTTCCAAGAAACGGCTGATGCGAAGACTCCTTCGTTGCTACTGAACTCAGCTGTGTCCGCTCTACGATCGAAGCATGGGCCGCACCATTCCAGCAGTCGGATGGCAAGGATCCTGCGAAGCCGACTCCCGAATATCTTGCGCCCGAACCACCCCGATCGCCTCTTCCAAGCGTCCTATAACCACCTTCTCGAGGCTCCAACATGTATTGACTGCGACCCAGCAAAGCTGCAACCACGAGGCGCACGCCTCTCTGACGAACCCAGGATCCACTACGGAGTCATCGCTTCGGGAAACAGGGTTATGAAGGACGGGAAAGTACGGGATGACATTGCTCAGCGACTTTCGGCGCTGTGCTTCGAAATGGAGTCAGCCGGCATGATGGATAACCTCCAGTGCTTGCCGATTCGTGGAATTTGCGACTATTCGGATTCCCACAAGAACAAGGAGTGGCAAGACTATTCTGCTGCAACCGCAGCTGCATACGCGAGGGAACTGCTGGAAGGGCTTCCGCCTTCGTCCAGGACACTTGATCGGACTCCCATAATCAATATGAGCCAGCTCGATACCGCCG TCGACTATGCTTTGGAACGGCGGCAACACTTGCTGAAATGCCTTGAATTCCCGCAAATCGATGCCCGCAGAACCACTATTCGGGTTGCATACACAAAAACCTGCCGTTGGCTACTACAGCACTCAAAATATCAGGATTGGCTTGACCCTAGGAAGCAATCACAGCATCATGGCTTCTTATGGATGCGAGGCAAGGCAGGCGCCGGAAAGTCAACCATGATGAAGTTCGTGTACCTGGAAATGAAGAAAGGCTCCAAAAATCCCAGTGTGGCCGTggtgtccttcttcttcaatgCACGAGGCGACTATTTGGAAAAGTCCATCTCCGGGATGTACCGGTCTCTGTTGTCGCAGCTCCTGCACAAGTTTTCGGACCTTCAATCCGTCCTAGACAACACGGACATTGTTCCGCGGAACCAACAAGACTGCCCTGGCCTGAACGCTCTGAAGGATCTTCTCAGCAACGCTGTCATGGCCCTTGGCCAGCGCTGCTTTACCTGCTTCATCGACGCCCTCGATGAGTGTGACGAGCAAGAAGTCCGGGACATGGTCCAGTTCTTCGAAGAATTGGCAGAGAATGCCACTATTAAAGGCATTCGGTTTCAAATCTGTTTTTCAAGTCGGCCATATCCGTACATTGATATTTGCCGGGGAATCTTGCTCACCCTCGAGAAGGAATCAGGACACGATGAAGACTTGGCACAGTACGTCAAGAGTCGTCTAAGGATCGCGCACCGCCCGCTTCTTGAAGAATTACAATCCCAAATCCTGGACAAAGCTGCTGGGGTTTTCATGTGGGTCGTGTTGGTAGTGGAAATCCTAAACAATGAGAGTAGCCACGGCGCCCTCGCTCTCAGAAAGAAGCTTTCGGAAATCCCGGCCGAATTAAGCAAACTCTTCAGGAGCATGCTGGCACGCGATCGAGATAGAACTGAATCGCTACAGCTCTGCATTCTCTGGATTCTATTTGCAAAGCAGCCTTTGACTCCAGCAGAGTTCCGCCATGCGCTATGGGCGGGCTTGTTGGAGCGGCGTCTTGTCGATCACGAGTTGCCAGATGACACACACATGGATGCCGTCAAACTAGTCACGAGCTCCTCGAAGGGGCTTGCTGAGATCACCAAATCTAAGCCGCAGACCGTGCAGTTTATTCATGAATCAGTGCCCGACTTTTTGGTGAAAGAAAAGGGCATTCAGGATTTGTGGCCTGAACTTGGATTCGACTTGGAGGGTCCTAGCCACGAAATCCTCAAGCATTGTTGCACTACATACCTGCATCATCCAACAGTACGGGCGATCATCTTCACGCCAGAGGGCGCAGACGACGAGCGGAACGTCATGGCCGAGAAATGCTCGTTCCTGGAGTATGCCGGTCAGCAGGTCCTCTACCATGCCAATGCTGCGGCGCCTGTGGTTCCGCAAGACGGTTTTTTGACCCAATTCTTTGATACGGATGGAATCAGGGTGATCAACCACCTCGAGAAGTTCAAAGCTCGGCGGTATGGCTCCGATGCAACTCCGCTTTATGTTCTAGCAGACAAAGGCTTGGGAAACCTTATTCGTACACAGATGAAAAGAGAAGTGGCTACCGCTGTTCCTGGGGAAAGGTACCAGCATCCGCTTTTCGCTGCGTTAGCAAACGGCCATAAAAATGCCATAGCCGCACTTCTGGGCTTGTCATCAATTGTCTGCGATGGCGTCGATATCACTGAAGGTTTAAAATACAAAAAGGATTTGAGGGATTACCAAGGCCGGACGCCATTATCGTGGGCTGCCCAGGAGGGCAGGCTAAGCATTGTGAAATTATTAATTCAAGGAGGGGCAGACCCTGACAAAGTCGATGGGAGAGGATATACGCCACTTTACCGGGCTCTAGAGAATGGCCGCGAGGCTATCGCGCGGCTCCTCATTAACAGCGGGGCGGATATTAAGGCTCAGGATAATTATGGATCAACGGCACTGATTTGGGCCTCACAGAATGGCCACGAGGCTATCGTGCGGCTCCTCATTAACAGCGGGGCGGATATTAAGGCTCAGGATAATTCTGGATCAACGGCACTGATTTTGGCCACACGGTATGGCCACGAGGCTATCGTGCGGCTCCTCATTAACAGCGGGGCGGATATTAAGGCTCAGGATAATTCTGGATCAACGGCACTGATTTGGGCCACACGGTATGGCTACGAGGCTATCGTGCGGCTCCTCATCGACAAAGGGGCGGATATTAAGGCTCGTACCAATCATGGATCAACGGCACTGATTTTGGCCTCAAAGTATGGCCACGAGGCTATCGCGCGGCTTCTCATCGACAAAGGGGCAGATATCGAGGCTCGTAACAATTTTGGATCGACGGCACTAACTTTGGCCTCACAGTATAGTCGCGAGGCTATCGCGCGGCTCCTCATCTACAACCGGGCGGATATTAAGGCTCAGGATGGTTCTGGATCGACGGCACTGATTTTGGCCTCAGAGAATGGCTACGAGGCTATCGCGCGGCTCCTCATTAACAGCGGGGCGGATATTAAGGCTCAGGATAATTCTGGATCAACGGCACTGATTTTGGCCACACGGTATGGCTACGAGGCTATCGTGCGGCTCCTCATTAACAGCGGGGCGGATATTAAGGCTCAGGATAATTCTGGATCAACGGCACTGATTTTGGCCACACAGAATGGCCACGAGGCTATCGTGCGGCTCCTCATCGACAAAGGGGCGGATATTAAGGCTCGTACCAATCATGGATCAACGGCACTGATTTTGGCCTCAAAGTATGGCCACGAGGCTATCGCACGGCTTCTCATCGACAAAGGGGCAGATATCGAGGCTCGTAACAATTTTGGATCGACGGCACTAACTTTGGCCTCACAGTATAGTCGCGAGGCTATCGCGCGGCTCCTCATCTACAACCGGGCGGATATTAAGGCTCAGGATGGTTCTGGATCGACGGCACTAATTTGGGCCTTAGAGAATGGCCACGAGGCTATCGCGCGGCTCCTCATCGACAACGGGGCGGATTTCGAGGCTCAGGATAATTCTGGATAG
- a CDS encoding hypothetical protein (COG:S; EggNog:ENOG503PDQG) encodes MADFDSHPAYVVRRGQLVPLPTPKSLAEHLQKSTELEAGDWHDIVVLHGVSPKYADVLLLLNGSDSAFLESFASRREYRPFARSGLVNQQASSSERRWSILEYPELMQGLRPLRLDRDETDTVHPPPVRTLPSSSGKTSAVFCRMALRISDQRHLLLLDNPVWRRSWQVRKAPWRTPVASFRDPPSPSPYSETNEAGSFEASLLSTLSGKTHHKSLRELLLDLAYDRWLELFEFLESPSHPVTDNTMAFWWQALQSLELNEEEGSSPCWRRLLDRAQRRISLLSLPTIKRPVPLKSASAPMLPSSPGSPSSRRSPCSPRSAASTPATLLTTPPVLQQPKNEVREKAVTRFGIPSTAVRAARLRRALAYRPSAEENRRALDRISYMGGILIPLPIVSGILSMGEIFGPSGSRFWIFWAAAVPLSIMSVLIIYADTIRKAEVWVEVAPDLVVPGRVPGRLSTDSEGGMSDGTVDVEVQEHRTVTWRRHHPGEGRGSSSGGEGLQQQRPQVPHDPSVVFVLNHDMEERAIGLPPESAAMATAAMEPDWDEDIDDAMLEVLPAAAGRNRNRPRIILQRSEDGHEKPKAWKRQELGWYGAMKSVMWKKPRALEDVPNGVIAYEREGKKKSKTF; translated from the coding sequence ATGGCCGACTTCGACTCCCACCCAGCCTACGTCGTTAGGCGAGGTCAACTCGTCCCCCTACCCACGCCAAAGTCCCTCGCCGAACACCTCCAAAAGAGCACTGAACTTGAGGCTGGGGATTGGCATGACATAGTTGTCCTCCATGGCGTGTCCCCCAAGTACGCCGATGTGCTCCTCCTTTTAAACGGCAGCGACTCTGCTTTTCTCGAATCCTTTGCCTCGAGACGCGAGTACAGACCCTTTGCTAGAAGCGGACTCGTCAACCAGCAGGCCTCCAGCAGCGAAAGACGATGGAGCATTCTCGAGTATCCAGAGCTGATGCAGGGACTCAGGCCTCTCCGCCTCGACAGGGACGAGACCGACACAGTGCACCCTCCACCTGTCAGAACTCTCCCATCGAGCAGCGGAAAGACCTCTGCCGTTTTCTGCCGCATGGCCCTACGCATCTCTGATCAGAGACACCTGCTCCTCTTGGACAATCCAGTCTGGAGACGCTCTTGGCAGGTTCGCAAGGCACCATGGAGGACGCCTGTCGCTTCTTTTCGCGATCCACCTAGTCCCTCCCCTTACAGCGAAACCAACGAGGCTGGGAGCTTTGAAGCTTCTCTTCTGAGCACACTGAGTGGCAAAACGCACCACAAATCTCTGAGAGAGCTGTTGCTTGATTTGGCATACGACAGATGGTTGGAGCTGTTTGAGTTTTTGGAGTCGCCTTCTCACCCCGTCACGGACAATACCATGGCGTTTTGGTGGCAGGCCTTGCAATCTCTGGAGCTCAACGAAGAGGAGGGCAGCAGTCCATGCTGGAGAAGACTTCTCGACAGAGCACAGCGGCGAATCTCGCTTTTGTCTCTACCCACCATCAAGAGACCTGTTCCGCTCAAATCGGCTTCGGCTCCCATGTTGCCTAGCTCACCTGGCTCACCTTCTTCCCGAAGATCACCTTGTTCACCTAGATCGGCAGCGTCGACACCAGCTACGTTATTGACAACCCCGCCTGTGCTTCAGCAGCCAAAGAATGAGGTGCGCGAGAAGGCGGTTACTCGCTTTGGCATACCCAGCACCGCGGTCAGAGCTGCGCGGTTGAGAAGGGCGCTTGCATATCGGCCTTCGGCGGAGGAGAATCGACGAGCGTTGGACCGGATCAGCTATATGGGTGGTATTCTCATTCCCCTACCCATCGTCTCTGGAATTTTGTCCATGGGCGAGATTTTTGGCCCCTCTGGTTCCAGGTTTTGGATATTttgggctgctgctgttcctcTTTCCATCATGTCGGTCTTGATCATATATGCGGATACTATCCGCAAGGCCGAAGTCTGGGTGGAGGTTGCGCCCGACCTGGTTGTTCCGGGACGAGTTCCTGGACGACTCAGCACTGACAGCGAAGGCGGTATGAGTGATGGGACTGTGGATGTCGAAGTTCAGGAGCATAGGACTGTTACTTGGCGGAGACATCATCCTGGGGAGGGACGTGgtagcagcagcggcggggAGGGCTTGCAACAGCAGAGACCACAAGTGCCGCATGATCCGAGCGTGGTGTTTGTTTTGAATCATGACATGGAGGAGAGAGCTATTGGCTTGCCGCCGGAGAGTGCTGCTatggcgacggcggcgatgGAGCCTGATTGGGACGAGGACATTGATGATGCTATGTTGGAGGTGttgcctgctgctgctgggaggaaCAGGAATAGACCGCGAATTATTTTGCAGAGGTCAGAGGATGGGCATGAGAAGCCTAAGGCGTGGAAGAGGCAGGAGCTGGGGTGGTATGGAGCTATGAAGTCGGTTATGTGGAAGAAGCCGAGGGCGTTGGAGGATGTGCCGAATGGGGTTATTGCTtatgagagggaggggaagaagaagtcgaagACGTTTTAA
- the YUH1_1 gene encoding ubiquitinyl hydrolase 1 (COG:O; MEROPS:MER0000836; EggNog:ENOG503NUZS) produces the protein MSHQYRKHFTPLESNPSLFTSLAHTLGLSPALEFHDVLSLHDADLLSLTPRPAHALIIVFPTSPNYEAELTTKDKGITQYTSSGDNEPIIWYKQTINNACGLYAILHAVSNGHARDFIIPNSHLYQLLTTCTPLNPRDRAAFLENDTNLEAAYKTVALQGDSAVPENPEDEVDFHYVCFVRSPKNGHLYELDGDRKGPINLGKFEEDDLLSERGLRVLKEFIEKTECEGGVSLLALAPAE, from the exons ATGTCCCATCAATACCGCAAACACTTCACCCCCCTCgaatccaacccctccctcttcacctccctaGCCCACACCCTCGGCCTCTCACCCGCCCTAGAGTTCCACGAtgtcctctccctccacgACGCCGACCTCCTCTCTCTAACCCCACGTCCAGCCCACGCACTCATCATAGTcttccccacctcccccaactaCGAAGCCGAACTCACCACCAAGGACAAGGGCATCACCCAGTACACAAGCAGCGGTGACAACGAGCCAATAATCTGGTACAAACaaaccatcaacaacgcctGCGGCCTCTACGCCATCCTCCACGCCGTCAGCAATGGCCACGCTCGAGACTTCATCA TTCCCAACTCACACCTCTATCAGCTCCTGACAACTTGCACGCCCCTCAACCCACGAGACCGCGCCGCTTTCCTAGAAAACGACACGAACCTGGAAGCAGCGTACAAAACTGTCGCTCTACAGGGTGACTCGGCCGTCCCTGAGAACCCAGAGGATGAGGTCGACTTTCATTACGTGTGTTTTGTCAGGTCGCCCAAGAACGGGCATCTATACGAGCTGGACGGAGACAGGAAGGGGCCCATAAATCTAGGAAAGTTTGAAGAAGACGATCTCCTTTCTGAACGGGGATTAAGAGTGCTAAAGGAGTTTATCGAGAAAACAGAGTGCGAAGGGGGAGTTAGCCTACTTGCGTTGGCTCCGGCGGAATAG